The Nocardioides ginsengisegetis region GAAGACCTTGTCGATCCACGTGAAGCAGAAGTCGGCCTTGTTCCGGATCGAGGGGATGTTGTCGACGGCGGCGAAGGCCTCGTGCCGCTCGGCCTCGTCGGGCACGTAGGTGTCGAGCAGCGTCAGGTAGAACTGCACGTGCACCGCCTCCTCGAAGAGCTGCCGGCTCAGGTAGAGCCGCGCCTCGGGCGAGTTGATGTGCTGGTAGAGGTTGAGCACCAGGTTGTTCGCCACGATCGTGTCGCCGGTCGCGAAGAACGCCACGAGGCGCGAGACCAGGTGCCGCTCGGCCGCGGACAGCTTCGCCAGGTCCTTGAGGTCGGTGTGCAGGTCGACCTCCTCGACGGTCCAGTTGTTCTTGATGCCGTCGCGGTAGCGCTCGTAGAAGTGGGGATAGCGCATCGGCCGGAGGGTGAGGTTCATCCCCGGGTCGAGCAGCATCCGGGTCGGTCGCGAGTCGGTCGCGGTGCTGGGCTGGGTGTTCTGGTCGGTGGTCACTGGCAGGCCTCGCAGCTCTCGGGGTTCTCCAGGGAGCAGGCGACCGCCGCCTCGTCCCGGACGGGTTCGGTGACGGACACGGTCGCCTGCTGGATCCGGGTGGCCGGTCGCGACCGCAGGTAGTACGTCGTCTTCAGCCCGGACTTCCAGGCGTGGTTGTACATCGAGGAGAGCTTCCCGATCGTCGGCGACGCCAGGAAGAGGTTGAGCGACTGGCTCTGGTCGATGTACGCCGACCGCGCGGCCGCCATGTCGATCAGCGCGCGCTGGGGGAGCTCCCACGCCGTGCGGAACAGCACCCGGACGTCCTCGGGCAGGGACGCGATGCCCTGCACCGAGCCCTCGGCGCGCTTGATCGCCTCGCGGTTCTCGGGGGTCCACAAGCCGTGGGCCTTGAGCTCGTGCACGAGGGCGGAGTTGACCTGGAGGAACTCTCCCGAGAGCGTCTCGCGCTTGAACAGGTTGGACACCTGGGGCTCGATGCACTCGTAGCACCCGGCGATCGAGGCGATCGTGGCGGTCGGTGCGATCGCGATCAGCAGGGAGTTGCGCAGGCCGTGCTTCGCGATCCGCGCCCGCACGACGTCCCACCGCTCGGTCTGGGTCGGCGTCGCGTCCCAGAAGTCCGGCTGCAGCCTCCCCTGCGCGGCGCGGGTCCGGTCGAAGGTCGGGTGCGGACCCTGGCGCTCGGCCAGCTCCGAGGAGACCTCCAGCGCGGTCAGGTAGACCTCCTCCTGGATCCGCGTCGACAGCTCCAGCGCCTCCGCCGAGTCGAAGGGCAGCCGCAGGGCGAAGAAGACGTCCTGCAGCCCCATCAGACCGAGCCCGATCGGCCGCCACTGCGGGTTGGAGGCCGCCGCCTCGGCGCTGGGGTAGTAGTTCACGTCGATGACGCGGTCGAGCAGCGGCACCGCCGTACGCACCGTGGCGCGGAGCTTGTCCCAGTCGACGCCCGTCGGGAGCAGGTGTTGGCCCAGGTTGATCGAGCCCAGGTTGCAGACCGCCGTCTCGGAGTCCGAGGACACCTCGATGATCTCGGTGCACAGGTTGGACAGGTGCACGACGGGCTTGCCGGGGGCCTGGTCGTCCGAGGTCTGGTTGCACGTGCGGTTGGCGGCGTCCTTGAACGTCATCCAGCCGTTGCCGGTCTGCGCCAGCGTGCGCATCATCTTGGCGTAGAGGTCGCGCGCCTTCAGGGTGCGCACGACGTTGCCCTCCGCCTCGGCACGCCGGTACGCCGCGTCGAAGGCGTCGCCCCACAGGTCCACGAGCTCGGGCACCTGGTCGGGGTCGACGAGCGACCAGTCCTCGTCGGCCTCGACGCGCCGCATGAACTCGTCGGGGATCCAGTTCGCGAGGTTGAGGTTGTGCGTGCGTCGCGCGTCCTCGCCCGTGTTGTCGCGCAGCTCCAGGAACTCCTCGACGTCGGGGTGCCACGGCTCGAGGTAGACGCACGCGGCGCCCTTGCGACGGCCGCCCTGGTTGACCGCGGCCACCGACGCGTCGAGCGTCCGCAGGAACGGCACGATGCCGTTGGACTGCCCGTTGGTGCCGCGGATCAGTGCTCCGCGGCCGCGGACCCGGGAGAAGCCGATGCCGATCCCGCCGGCGAACTTCGACAGCTTGGCGACCTGGCCGTAGCGCGAGTAGATCGAGTCGAGGTCGTCGCGGGGCGAGTCCACGAGGTAGCACGACGACATCTGGGTGTGCCGGGTGCCGGAGTTGAAGAGGGTCGGGCTGCTCGGCAGGTAGGCCAGGCTCGACATCAGCCGGTAGAAGCCGATCGCCTCGGCCGGCGACTCCGACAGGCCGCAGGCCACGCGCAGCAGGAAGTACTGCGGCGTCTCGACCACCTGGCGCGTCCGGGGGTGCCGCAACAGGTAGCGGTCGTAGACCGTGCGCAGCCCGAAGTACTCGAAGCGGCGGTCGGCGTCCTCGTCGATCGCGAAGTCGAGCTTGCGGGCGTTGTCCTTGACGAACCGTGCGGTCTCGTCGCCGATCAGTCCCTCGGCGTGCCCGAGCCCGACCGACTGGCTGAAGGAGGCGATGCCCTGGTTGCGGACCTCCTTCTCGATGTAGCCGGCCAGCAGCCGCCCGGCCAGCCGGGAGTACTGCGGCTCCTCGCTGATCATCTCGGCGGCCGTCTGGATCGACAGGCGATCCAGCTCGGCGGTGGTGGCGCCGTCGTAGAGGCCCGAGATGGTCTTGGTGGCGACCCGCATCGGGTCCACGTCGGCCAGGTCGTCGGCCACGCGCTCGACGGCGCGCACGATCTTGTTGACGTCGACGGACTCACTGTCCCCGTTGCGCTTGCGCACCTGCATCGTCGTACGGCGTGCTTCGTGGGCGGGGACTGGTGGTGCTGTTTCGGTGACCGTCATTCTCTCTCCTCGCGAGCTCGGTCCGGGACCGGCCAGATGTGCGAGGGGGTGACGACGACGCCGGCGCGTCGTCCGACGAGCGCACCGTGGAGCCGTCAGCCGTCCCACGCGGCATCGGACCACCGCACCCGGCGGGTGCAGTGCGCTGGCAGGTCTTCGGACTCATGGGCTCGCCGCGACCGATCGCTCGGACTCGACCCCTACTGGACGTCGCTTCCCAGGTCCCGTGATGGCGACCCAGTGCTGGGTGACGTCGTTCGTTCCCACTCACCGCTGCGGGGCAGTCCCGGTCTCTCACCGGGTTCCCTGTTGCCTCGACGATCCTGGAGGGAGCGCCGAACCAGCTGCGTGCGCCACCATATGTGGGGTCGACGGAAATCTCCGGGACTAGATGTTGTGTCGGCGTGTTGCGGTCGTCCTCAGTCCGCCCGTACGAACGGCGGGATCCGGTAGGTGCCGTCCAGCGCCGCCTTCTCGGGCAGGTAGAGCCGCAGGATCAGGTGGAACGCCCCGGCCGGCGCGGGCAACCAGTTGGCCCGGGCCTTCGCCCCGCGCGGCTCCGCGTGCTGCACGAAGATCGTCAGCGAGCCGTCCGCGTTGCGCCGCAGTCCCCGGTCGCGGTCGCCGACGGAGTAGCGGTCGATCTCGTTGTCGTAGAGGAAGTTGTCCTGGCGGTACATCGTCAGCGACCAGAACGCGCGGACCGGCGGCAGGTGGCCCTGCGGGAACGTGATCGTGTAGCGGTGCTCTCCGGTGAGCGCGCGCCCGCGACCGTCGGAGTAGCTCGTGGGGTAGGTCGCGATCCGCGGCACGTTGGCGCCGAGCAGGTCGGTGGCGATGACGGCGCGCCCGAGGTACTGCCGGCCGAAGTCGCCGATCCACGGGTCGGTCATCACGCTCCACCCGCGGTTGCCCGCCGAGGTGGTGGCGCGGTAGCGGTCCGCGGCGCCCGCGATGAGTCGTACGGCGGCCCTGGTGCCCGCACCGATCGCGCGGTTCTGCGGGGTGTCCTCGTCCGAGCCGGGCGGGTTGCCCACCGCGTTGGCCGAGTCGGCGGCCAGCACCGCTCCCGGCGTGGTGTCGGGCTGCTCGACCCCGGCCGGGCCCAGCGCCTCGAGGACGCAACGCTGCGAGGACGGCGGCGGGTCGATCGTCGTCTCCTGGTTGAGCGCGGCGACGAAGTCGGTGCCCTGCGGGGTCGCGGGCTTCGGGGGCCGCGGGGGCGGGTTGTCGAAGACGACGGACTTGCCGCGAGCGCCCTGCCGCCAGGCCTCCAGCGGGGTGGCGGTGTACTTCTCGAGCAGCGGCTTGACGCGCTCCATGTCGGCGGTGTCGTCGACCAGCGTCCGGCCGAGCAGCCACATCGTGTTGGTCGGGCTGTGCACCAGGTGCACGCCCTCCGGCACGTCGCCGGACCACCCGGGCGGCACGAAGAGGTAGGAGCCGGCCTTCGTGCCGGTGGCGCCCGACCCGACGTAGGTGAACGAGTTCGTCCAGGCGTCCATGAACTGGAACGTGTAGAAGCGACCGTCCGTGTCGGGCACGTCGATGACCAGCGGCCCCTGGGTCAGGCTCAGCCAGCCCACCGTGTAGGCGGTGTCGACGTTGGGGGAGACCACGCTGCGGGTCTCCGGGGTGCTCAGCGACGCGACACTGACCAGTGTGTTGCGGAAGCGGAACTGGCGGACCGTGTCGTGCAGGTCGACCAGCGGCAGGCCGTAGACGTAGCCGGCCTCGGCCGCGGCGAAGGTGCGGGCGGCCGCGAGACGCTCCGCCGACGAGGTGCCGGCCAGCCGGTCGGCGTACGCCCAGGCGTCGCGCTGGACCCGTGGCTCGAGACCGCTGAGGCCGGGAGCCGAGGCGCCGTACACGCAGTCGGGGAGCAGGTCGGGACGTGTCGCCCCGGCCGCGACCGCGCCGGGCTGGCCGGCCACCACGGCCGAGGCCAGCGTCGAGGCCAGTGATCCGGTGAGCACCACGAGGGCGGCGCCCAGGCGGGTGCGGACGTGGCGGGGGCGTCGGTCTGCGGAGGTCATGCCCGACCCAACGGCCAATTCCCTACCAAGTTACTAGGGATTGAGCGAGAGGTGGGTCACGGAGCCACTACCCCTGGTCGGAGTCCGTCCCACCCTCGCCGGTGATCTCGTCCGGGCAGGCCGTGCCGCGGTGCAGCTGGTAGGGCGCGGCGATCCGGTAGGTGCCCGCGTGCGGGGCGTAGAGCACGGTCCAGTCGTCGGGCGTCTGGCCCTCGACGGTGACCGGCTGCACCTCGTGGCTGAGGCATCCCTCGACGTTGACCGGCGCCGCGTCGGGGGAGTCGGGGTCGCTCGACGGGGGCGGGATCGGGTCGCCCTCGGCGTCGAGCAGGCTCAGCCACGGCGACGCGGGGATGCGGACGAGCACCCGCCCCGGCGTCGGCATGTTGAGCACCAGCTCGGTGGCGTCGAAGCTGGTCACCACGGCCGGCGCGTCGGCCAGTGGGCGCGGGGCCTCGACCTCGAAGAGGGTCCAGTTGGTGTCGGACCAGACGGCGTGCAGGTAGCCGAGCCCGCCCGCCACGAGGTCGTTCTCGGCCCGGGCGGCCGCGTCCGGCGTGCTCTTGGAGAGCACCACGTAGCTGACCGCCCAGCGGTCGAGCCAGGCGCGGTACGACGCCGGCGTGAGCAGCTCGTCGTCGTAGAAGATCGGGTTGCGCTCGGCGTCGGCCTGCCGGTTCCAGCCGCGGGCCAGGTTGACGTAGGGCGCCAGGGCCGACGCCTCGCGGTGGCTCTTGGCCGGGACGACCTCGACCCGCGCCTCGTTGGCCCCGCGGGCCTGGAGCTGGTGGACCAGCGGCCGCAGGTCGACCGACCACGCGGCATCGGGGCGGCCGCCGACGACGTCGCGGGCGGCCGTGGCGACCTGCCAGATGGAGGCCGTCACGATCGCGAGGACCAGGGCGACGACCGCGCGCCGGTTGCCCACCGGGCCCCAGCCGTGGCCGAGCGGTCCCGCCGAGGCGGCGCGCGCGGCGATGGCCACCAGCACGACGCCGCCGAACAGCAGCCCGAGCCGGGTGACGTTGGTGCCGACCTGGGAGGGGATCACCCAGGCGGCGAGCACGCCGGCGACGTACAGGACGGCTCCGACCCGGATGGACCGCCACGTGCGCGGCGCGAGCACGACGACGGCGACCGCCGTCACGACGGGCAGGATCACCGAAGCGAGGGGCATCGGCTGGTGACCCGAGAAGGGGAAGAGCCAGGCCGAGAGCGCCACGACGACGACCGGAGGCAGACCCACGGCGTAGGCGGCGTTGCGCCGCCGCTGCAGCCAGAGCGCGGCCGCGATGACGCCGAGGAAGAGGCCGGCCACGGGGCTCGAGGCGGTGGCGGCGGCGGAGAACACCGCGGCCAGGATGGCGCGCGGCCAGCGGTGCCGCCGCTCGGGGGAGCGCCAGTGGGTGGGCCAGCCGTAGATCACCGAGACCGCCGCCAGTGCGAACATCATGCCGAGCCCGAAGGTCACCCGCCCCGACACCGCGTTGCCGGCGAGCGCGAGCGCGCCGTAGAGCGCGGGCCAGAGCGGCTTGTCGAGCGCCTTGCTGCGGGTCAGCACGAGGGCGAGCAGCCCGGCCGAGACGGTGCCGGCGAGCATCATCGTGGTGCGCACGCCCAGTGCACCCATGACGTAGGGGGCCAGGATGCTGTAGTTGACCGGGTGCATGCCGCCGTACCACGCGAGGTTGTAGGCGCTCCCCGGGTGCGCCCTGGCGAACTCCGCCCAGGCGTCCTGGGCGGCGATGTCGCCGCCGCTGGAGGCGAGCAGCCACCACCAGAGGACGTGCAGGAGCGCGGCGAAGGCGGTGGCGACGGCGACAGGGTGGCGCGACAGGTCGCCCGGCGTGAACCGCGTCGGCCGACGCGGCACGGCCGGCTGCTCGACCCTCACGCGGTCGGTCACGCTCACTGTGCACCCCTTTGTCCACCCCATGCTGTCACCCGGAGGAGCCCAACACCCACTGCGCGCGTTGATAGCATCCCTCCGCCGGGCCACAACGGCCGTGCGGAGGGAACACGAGGACGCGAACATGGAGCTCACGGCGCCACCGCCGGTCACGCGCAGACGGACCCCGACGGGAGTGCCCGCCGACGCGGGGCGCGGTCGCTGGCTGATCGGCGTCGGTGCCGTCGTCGTGGTCTTCGCGCTGGTCACGGCCTACTGGTCGCACCACGTCGGCGTCCCGGTGCGCGACCCCGGCGGCGCGATGTTCCTGCGCCGGCTGCCGAGCGCGGTGGTGCTCTTCGGGCTGCTCGCCGTCGCCGACGCAGCCCTGCGCGCACCCGCCGGCCAGCGCTTCCGCGACACCCTGGCGACCCTGCGGGCGCGGTGGCCGCGCGAGCGGCTGGTGGTCGCGCTGGGCGGCCTGGTCGCCTACCACGTGGTCTACCTCTGCTACCGCAACATGAAGAGCTGGAACGCCTTCCGCGACCTCAAGGACACCGAGCTCCTGCGGCTGGACCGGGCCCTGTTCGGCGGGCACGACCCCGGGGCGCTGCTGCACAGCGTGCTGGGCCAGCACTGGGCGGCGTACGCCCTGATGGTCTTCTACAAGGCCTTCACCTACCTCGTGCCGCTCAGCGTGGTCGCGTCGCTGGTCTTCCTCGACCGGCTCCGCGACGGCTACGTCTTCCTCGTCGCGGCGATGTGGGTGTGGATCCTCGGCGTCGCGTCCTACTACCTCGCGCCGTCGCTGGGTCCCTACGTCTCCGACGCCCCCGACTTCGCGGGGCTCCCGCACACGGCGATCACCTCGACCCAGGCGGAGTACCTCACCGAGCGGGCCCACATGCTGGCCCACCCACAGGCGTCGGACGCGTTCGTGAGCCTGGGCGCCTTCGCGAGCCTGCACGTCGCCTTCACGTGCCTGGTCTTCCTGATGGTGCGCCACTACGGCTTCGCGCGGCTCACACGCGTGATGGGCGTCTACCTCGTGCTGGTCATGGTCGCCACGGTCTACCTCGGGTGGCACTACTTCGTCGACGACGTCGCCGGGCTGGTGATCGCCGCGACGGCGGTCGGGCTGGGCCGGCTGATGGTCTACCCGACCGGGCGACCCGACTGAGGGCCCGACTGAGGGCCCGACTGAAGGGTCAGACGCCCGCGGCGGTGACGATCGCGTCGGTGAGGAAGCCGGCGACCAGGCCGAGGAGCAGGCCGT contains the following coding sequences:
- a CDS encoding phosphatase PAP2 family protein; translation: MELTAPPPVTRRRTPTGVPADAGRGRWLIGVGAVVVVFALVTAYWSHHVGVPVRDPGGAMFLRRLPSAVVLFGLLAVADAALRAPAGQRFRDTLATLRARWPRERLVVALGGLVAYHVVYLCYRNMKSWNAFRDLKDTELLRLDRALFGGHDPGALLHSVLGQHWAAYALMVFYKAFTYLVPLSVVASLVFLDRLRDGYVFLVAAMWVWILGVASYYLAPSLGPYVSDAPDFAGLPHTAITSTQAEYLTERAHMLAHPQASDAFVSLGAFASLHVAFTCLVFLMVRHYGFARLTRVMGVYLVLVMVATVYLGWHYFVDDVAGLVIAATAVGLGRLMVYPTGRPD
- a CDS encoding ribonucleoside-diphosphate reductase subunit alpha; this encodes MTVTETAPPVPAHEARRTTMQVRKRNGDSESVDVNKIVRAVERVADDLADVDPMRVATKTISGLYDGATTAELDRLSIQTAAEMISEEPQYSRLAGRLLAGYIEKEVRNQGIASFSQSVGLGHAEGLIGDETARFVKDNARKLDFAIDEDADRRFEYFGLRTVYDRYLLRHPRTRQVVETPQYFLLRVACGLSESPAEAIGFYRLMSSLAYLPSSPTLFNSGTRHTQMSSCYLVDSPRDDLDSIYSRYGQVAKLSKFAGGIGIGFSRVRGRGALIRGTNGQSNGIVPFLRTLDASVAAVNQGGRRKGAACVYLEPWHPDVEEFLELRDNTGEDARRTHNLNLANWIPDEFMRRVEADEDWSLVDPDQVPELVDLWGDAFDAAYRRAEAEGNVVRTLKARDLYAKMMRTLAQTGNGWMTFKDAANRTCNQTSDDQAPGKPVVHLSNLCTEIIEVSSDSETAVCNLGSINLGQHLLPTGVDWDKLRATVRTAVPLLDRVIDVNYYPSAEAAASNPQWRPIGLGLMGLQDVFFALRLPFDSAEALELSTRIQEEVYLTALEVSSELAERQGPHPTFDRTRAAQGRLQPDFWDATPTQTERWDVVRARIAKHGLRNSLLIAIAPTATIASIAGCYECIEPQVSNLFKRETLSGEFLQVNSALVHELKAHGLWTPENREAIKRAEGSVQGIASLPEDVRVLFRTAWELPQRALIDMAAARSAYIDQSQSLNLFLASPTIGKLSSMYNHAWKSGLKTTYYLRSRPATRIQQATVSVTEPVRDEAAVACSLENPESCEACQ
- a CDS encoding MFS transporter, which encodes MSVTDRVRVEQPAVPRRPTRFTPGDLSRHPVAVATAFAALLHVLWWWLLASSGGDIAAQDAWAEFARAHPGSAYNLAWYGGMHPVNYSILAPYVMGALGVRTTMMLAGTVSAGLLALVLTRSKALDKPLWPALYGALALAGNAVSGRVTFGLGMMFALAAVSVIYGWPTHWRSPERRHRWPRAILAAVFSAAATASSPVAGLFLGVIAAALWLQRRRNAAYAVGLPPVVVVALSAWLFPFSGHQPMPLASVILPVVTAVAVVVLAPRTWRSIRVGAVLYVAGVLAAWVIPSQVGTNVTRLGLLFGGVVLVAIAARAASAGPLGHGWGPVGNRRAVVALVLAIVTASIWQVATAARDVVGGRPDAAWSVDLRPLVHQLQARGANEARVEVVPAKSHREASALAPYVNLARGWNRQADAERNPIFYDDELLTPASYRAWLDRWAVSYVVLSKSTPDAAARAENDLVAGGLGYLHAVWSDTNWTLFEVEAPRPLADAPAVVTSFDATELVLNMPTPGRVLVRIPASPWLSLLDAEGDPIPPPSSDPDSPDAAPVNVEGCLSHEVQPVTVEGQTPDDWTVLYAPHAGTYRIAAPYQLHRGTACPDEITGEGGTDSDQG
- a CDS encoding DUF1254 domain-containing protein translates to MTSADRRPRHVRTRLGAALVVLTGSLASTLASAVVAGQPGAVAAGATRPDLLPDCVYGASAPGLSGLEPRVQRDAWAYADRLAGTSSAERLAAARTFAAAEAGYVYGLPLVDLHDTVRQFRFRNTLVSVASLSTPETRSVVSPNVDTAYTVGWLSLTQGPLVIDVPDTDGRFYTFQFMDAWTNSFTYVGSGATGTKAGSYLFVPPGWSGDVPEGVHLVHSPTNTMWLLGRTLVDDTADMERVKPLLEKYTATPLEAWRQGARGKSVVFDNPPPRPPKPATPQGTDFVAALNQETTIDPPPSSQRCVLEALGPAGVEQPDTTPGAVLAADSANAVGNPPGSDEDTPQNRAIGAGTRAAVRLIAGAADRYRATTSAGNRGWSVMTDPWIGDFGRQYLGRAVIATDLLGANVPRIATYPTSYSDGRGRALTGEHRYTITFPQGHLPPVRAFWSLTMYRQDNFLYDNEIDRYSVGDRDRGLRRNADGSLTIFVQHAEPRGAKARANWLPAPAGAFHLILRLYLPEKAALDGTYRIPPFVRAD